One stretch of Streptomyces sp. MMBL 11-1 DNA includes these proteins:
- the metG gene encoding methionine--tRNA ligase has protein sequence MARHLVTSALPYINGIKHLGNMVGSMLPADVYSRYLRQRGHDVLYICATDEHGTPAELAAKAAGASVAEFCARAHDAQKAVYDGFELAFDYFGRSSSHQNVEITQHFARKLWENGFIEERAIRQVYSPVDGRFLPDRYVEGTCPHCGYDKARGDQCENCTRVLDPTDLLEPRSAISGSTELEVRETKHLFLLQSKLQHEVEAWVARHEADWPQLSSSIARKWLTEGLHDRAITRDLDWGVPVPADTWPELAAEGKVFYVWFDAPIEYIGATKEWADAAPDGERRDWKSWWYEADDTVRYTQFMAKDNVPFHTVMFPATQLGVREPWKKVDVVKGFNWLTYYGGKFSTSQKRGIFTDAALETLPADYWRYFLIANAPESDDSSFTWEHFAATVNKDLADTLGNFVNRVLSFSRKRFGDEVPEGNAAGEPEARLGGDIARLLAEYEEHMDTLQYRKAGAALRALWSAGNSYLEEKAPWLEIKTDPEGAALTLRTAMNLIHLYAIVSEPFIPASAAAMRGAFALTADTATWVTAEEAKSLASVPAGTPFTVPPVLFAKITEEDLESYRERFGGSDA, from the coding sequence ATGGCTCGACACCTGGTAACCAGCGCGCTTCCCTACATCAACGGGATCAAGCACCTGGGCAACATGGTCGGGTCGATGCTTCCGGCGGACGTGTACTCCCGGTACCTCCGCCAGCGTGGTCACGACGTCCTGTACATCTGCGCGACCGACGAGCACGGAACGCCGGCCGAGCTGGCGGCCAAGGCGGCTGGGGCATCGGTGGCGGAGTTCTGCGCCCGGGCCCACGACGCGCAGAAGGCTGTGTACGACGGGTTCGAGCTTGCCTTCGACTACTTCGGCCGCAGCTCTTCGCACCAGAACGTCGAGATCACGCAGCACTTCGCGCGGAAGCTGTGGGAGAACGGCTTCATCGAGGAGCGGGCGATCCGCCAGGTGTACTCGCCGGTCGACGGCCGTTTCCTCCCCGACCGTTACGTCGAGGGGACCTGTCCGCACTGCGGTTACGACAAGGCGCGCGGCGACCAGTGCGAGAACTGCACCCGCGTCCTGGACCCGACGGACCTGCTGGAGCCCCGCTCGGCGATCAGCGGCTCCACGGAGCTGGAGGTCCGCGAGACCAAGCACCTTTTCCTGCTCCAGTCGAAGCTCCAGCACGAGGTCGAGGCGTGGGTGGCCCGGCACGAGGCCGACTGGCCGCAGCTGTCCTCCTCCATCGCCCGCAAGTGGCTGACCGAGGGTCTCCACGACCGGGCGATCACCCGCGACCTGGACTGGGGCGTGCCGGTCCCGGCGGACACCTGGCCGGAGCTGGCGGCCGAGGGCAAGGTCTTCTACGTCTGGTTCGACGCCCCGATCGAGTACATCGGCGCGACGAAGGAGTGGGCGGACGCCGCCCCGGACGGCGAGAGGCGCGACTGGAAGTCGTGGTGGTACGAGGCCGACGACACCGTCCGCTACACGCAGTTCATGGCGAAGGACAACGTCCCGTTCCACACGGTGATGTTCCCCGCCACCCAGCTGGGCGTGCGCGAACCGTGGAAGAAGGTCGACGTCGTCAAGGGCTTCAACTGGCTGACGTACTACGGCGGGAAGTTCTCCACCTCGCAGAAGCGGGGCATCTTCACCGACGCCGCGTTGGAGACGCTGCCGGCCGACTACTGGCGCTACTTCCTGATCGCCAACGCTCCCGAGTCCGACGACTCCTCCTTCACCTGGGAGCACTTCGCCGCCACGGTCAACAAGGACCTGGCCGACACCCTCGGCAACTTCGTCAACCGCGTCCTGTCCTTCTCCCGCAAGCGCTTCGGCGACGAGGTCCCCGAGGGCAACGCGGCAGGCGAGCCGGAGGCACGGCTGGGCGGCGACATCGCCCGCCTCCTCGCCGAGTACGAGGAGCACATGGACACCCTCCAGTACCGCAAGGCCGGTGCGGCGCTCAGGGCCCTGTGGTCGGCGGGCAACTCCTACCTGGAGGAGAAGGCCCCCTGGCTGGAGATCAAGACCGACCCGGAGGGCGCGGCCCTGACCCTGCGCACCGCGATGAACCTCATCCACCTGTACGCAATCGTCTCCGAACCCTTCATCCCTGCCTCGGCGGCCGCGATGCGGGGCGCCTTCGCCCTGACCGCCGACACCGCGACCTGGGTGACCGCCGAAGAGGCGAAGTCCCTGGCCTCGGTCCCGGCCGGCACGCCGTTCACGGTCCCGCCGGTGCTCTTCGCGAAGATCACGGAGGAGGACCTGGAGTCCTACAGGGAGCGCTTCGGGGGATCCGACGCCTGA
- a CDS encoding metallophosphoesterase: MRARYGVPLKVTAVGAAVGAAGLAYAAGFEARSFRLRRVTVPVLPYGARPLRVLQVSDIHMVSGQRKKRAWLQSLAGLRPDFVVNTGDNLSDPEAVPEVLDALGPLMEFPGVYVFGSNDYYGPKLRNPARYLLEKARGKHGLNGNAPAVGVVHNPWEPMRDAFDKAGWLNLSNTRGWLKLDGLELAFTGLDDPHIKRDRYAEVQGGPPSGADLSIGVVHAPYLRSLDAFTADGYPLILAGHTHGGQLCIPFYGALVTNCDLDTDRVKGLSSHTVGDRRAYLHVSAGCGTNRYTPVRFACPPEATLLTLTPKA; the protein is encoded by the coding sequence ATGCGCGCACGCTACGGAGTACCCCTGAAAGTCACGGCAGTCGGAGCGGCGGTGGGCGCGGCCGGACTCGCCTACGCCGCCGGGTTCGAGGCCCGCTCGTTCCGCCTGCGACGCGTCACCGTTCCCGTGCTCCCGTACGGGGCACGTCCGTTGCGCGTGCTCCAGGTCTCCGACATCCACATGGTGAGCGGCCAGCGCAAGAAGCGCGCCTGGCTCCAGTCGCTCGCCGGGCTGCGCCCCGACTTCGTCGTGAACACCGGCGACAACCTCTCCGACCCGGAGGCCGTGCCGGAGGTGCTCGACGCGCTCGGCCCGCTGATGGAGTTCCCGGGGGTGTACGTCTTCGGCTCCAACGACTACTACGGCCCCAAGCTCCGCAACCCCGCGCGCTACCTCCTGGAGAAGGCCCGGGGCAAGCACGGCCTCAACGGCAACGCCCCCGCCGTCGGCGTCGTCCACAACCCGTGGGAGCCGATGCGCGACGCCTTCGACAAGGCAGGCTGGCTGAACCTGTCGAACACCCGGGGCTGGCTCAAGCTCGACGGCCTGGAGCTGGCGTTCACCGGCCTGGACGACCCGCACATCAAGCGGGACCGTTACGCCGAGGTCCAGGGCGGCCCTCCGAGCGGCGCCGACCTCTCCATCGGCGTGGTCCACGCCCCGTACCTGCGCTCCCTGGACGCCTTCACGGCCGACGGCTACCCCTTGATCCTGGCGGGCCACACGCACGGCGGCCAGCTGTGCATCCCGTTCTACGGGGCGCTGGTCACCAACTGCGACCTGGACACCGACCGGGTCAAGGGCCTGTCCAGCCACACGGTCGGCGACCGGCGCGCCTACCTCCACGTCTCCGCGGGCTGCGGCACCAACCGCTACACCCCGGTCCGCTTCGCCTGCCCGCCCGAGGCCACTCTGCTGACACTGACGCCGAAGGCCTGA
- a CDS encoding GatB/YqeY domain-containing protein: MTTLKSKLKEDLHTAMKARDELTSSTLRLTLTAITKEEVSGKSARELSDDEVRKVIAREAKKRREAAEAFAQGGRTEQAEREKAEGELLDGYLPQQLSDDELNAIVASAVEEAKAAGAEGPRAMGAVMKIVNPKVAGLAEGGRVAGAVKKLLAG, encoded by the coding sequence ATGACCACGCTCAAGTCCAAGCTCAAGGAAGACCTTCACACGGCCATGAAGGCGCGTGACGAGCTGACCTCGTCCACCCTTCGGCTCACCCTCACCGCGATCACCAAGGAAGAGGTCAGCGGCAAGTCGGCGCGCGAGCTCTCCGACGACGAGGTGCGGAAGGTGATCGCCAGGGAGGCGAAGAAGCGCCGGGAGGCGGCCGAGGCCTTCGCCCAGGGCGGCCGGACCGAGCAGGCCGAGCGGGAGAAGGCGGAGGGCGAGCTGCTCGACGGCTACCTGCCCCAGCAGCTCTCCGACGACGAGCTGAACGCGATCGTGGCGTCCGCCGTCGAGGAGGCGAAGGCCGCCGGGGCCGAGGGGCCGCGTGCGATGGGCGCCGTCATGAAGATCGTCAACCCGAAGGTCGCCGGGCTCGCCGAGGGCGGCCGGGTCGCCGGCGCGGTGAAGAAGCTCCTCGCCGGCTGA
- a CDS encoding transglycosylase domain-containing protein has product MPKKRSGGGLTTTQQAAKFLGVAALSGAVLAGIALPAAGALGLAAKGTVEGFDEIPSNLKTPPLSQRTTIQDRDGGTIATVYSRDRTVVPLKDISPHMQAAIIAIEDSRFYEHGAVDLKGILRAMNRNVQAGGAAQGASTLTQQYVKNVFVEEAGDDPEKVAEATQQTLGRKVRELKYAIQVEEELGKKKILENYLNITFFGQQAYGIEAASQRYFSKRAKDLKLEEAALLAGLVQSPSRYDPVNDIEEATKRRNVVLARMAAVKEISRAEADKAMETPIKLKVSRPKNGCITAVSGSGFFCDYVRKTILTDPAFGKTDEERAKLWNLGGLTIRTTLDPRAQKAANEAATAKVNKDDKFAASVVQVRPGSGKILSMGQSRPYGLDQKQNETVLNLAVSNKMGGSTYGFQTGSTFKPFTAAAALEKGISPATTFSTDWKMTLKERDFRNCSGSPAGYADWPLQNELESEKGTWDMTSALGKSINTYFALLEQKAGLCETVEMAKKVGYERGDGKKVVENPSITLGSEVSTPLSMAGAYAAFANRGTYCTPIAIESIKDPQGKKIPVPKTSCSRAMSEKTADTINQMLKGVVEDGTGTRAGLSDRDNAGKTGTTNDRKDAWFVGYTPNLSTAVWVGDDVGEKSSMFNVTIGGQYYDKVCGGCLPGPIWRIAMTGALDASETPGFNQVAVPRGKEKKEKDEEKGDRDRDRGDDDDRDDAKPDRGNDRFPGIELPEGMIGGPGGGGRGQNGP; this is encoded by the coding sequence ATGCCAAAGAAGCGCTCGGGCGGGGGTCTCACCACGACCCAGCAGGCCGCCAAGTTCCTCGGTGTCGCCGCGCTCTCCGGAGCTGTCCTGGCAGGCATCGCGCTGCCCGCAGCCGGAGCGCTGGGGCTCGCCGCCAAGGGGACGGTCGAAGGATTCGACGAGATCCCCTCCAACCTCAAGACGCCACCGCTCAGTCAGCGGACCACGATCCAGGACCGCGACGGCGGCACCATCGCCACGGTGTACTCCCGTGACCGCACGGTCGTCCCGCTCAAGGACATCTCCCCGCACATGCAGGCCGCGATCATCGCGATCGAGGACTCCCGCTTCTACGAGCACGGCGCGGTCGACCTCAAGGGCATCCTCCGCGCGATGAACCGCAACGTGCAGGCGGGCGGGGCCGCGCAGGGCGCGTCGACCCTCACCCAGCAGTACGTGAAGAACGTCTTCGTCGAGGAGGCGGGCGACGACCCGGAGAAGGTCGCCGAAGCCACGCAGCAGACGCTCGGCCGCAAGGTCCGTGAGCTGAAGTACGCGATCCAGGTCGAGGAGGAGCTCGGCAAGAAGAAGATCCTGGAGAACTACCTCAACATCACGTTCTTCGGGCAGCAGGCGTACGGCATCGAGGCCGCCTCCCAGCGCTACTTCTCCAAGCGCGCCAAGGACCTCAAGCTGGAGGAGGCCGCGCTGCTCGCCGGCCTCGTCCAGTCACCGAGCCGCTACGACCCGGTCAACGACATCGAGGAAGCGACCAAGCGCCGCAACGTCGTGCTGGCACGGATGGCCGCGGTCAAGGAAATCTCGCGGGCCGAGGCCGACAAGGCCATGGAGACGCCCATCAAGCTGAAGGTCTCCCGGCCGAAGAACGGCTGCATCACCGCCGTCAGCGGCTCCGGCTTCTTCTGCGACTACGTCCGCAAGACGATCCTCACCGACCCCGCCTTCGGCAAGACCGACGAGGAGCGGGCCAAGCTCTGGAACCTCGGCGGCCTGACCATCCGGACCACGCTGGACCCGCGCGCCCAGAAGGCCGCCAACGAGGCGGCCACCGCGAAGGTCAACAAGGACGACAAGTTCGCGGCGTCCGTGGTGCAGGTCCGGCCGGGCAGCGGCAAGATCCTCTCCATGGGCCAGTCCCGCCCCTACGGCCTGGACCAGAAACAGAACGAGACCGTGCTGAACCTCGCCGTCAGCAACAAGATGGGCGGCAGCACCTACGGCTTCCAGACCGGCTCGACGTTCAAGCCGTTCACCGCGGCCGCGGCGCTGGAGAAGGGCATCAGCCCGGCGACGACGTTCTCGACGGACTGGAAGATGACGCTCAAGGAGCGGGACTTCCGGAACTGCTCCGGCTCCCCCGCCGGTTACGCGGACTGGCCCCTGCAGAACGAGCTGGAGTCCGAAAAGGGCACCTGGGACATGACGAGCGCGCTCGGCAAGTCCATCAACACCTACTTCGCGCTGCTGGAGCAGAAGGCCGGCCTCTGCGAGACCGTGGAGATGGCCAAGAAGGTCGGCTACGAGCGCGGCGACGGCAAGAAGGTCGTCGAGAACCCGTCGATCACACTCGGCAGTGAGGTGAGCACCCCGCTCTCCATGGCCGGCGCCTACGCCGCGTTCGCCAACCGGGGCACGTACTGCACGCCGATCGCCATCGAGTCCATCAAGGACCCGCAGGGCAAGAAGATCCCCGTGCCGAAGACGTCCTGCTCGCGGGCGATGAGCGAGAAGACCGCGGACACGATCAACCAGATGCTCAAGGGCGTCGTCGAGGACGGCACCGGCACACGGGCCGGACTCAGCGACCGGGACAACGCGGGCAAGACCGGTACGACCAACGACCGCAAGGACGCCTGGTTCGTCGGGTACACGCCGAACCTCTCCACCGCGGTGTGGGTCGGTGACGACGTCGGCGAGAAGAGCTCGATGTTCAACGTCACCATCGGCGGCCAGTACTACGACAAGGTCTGCGGCGGCTGTCTGCCCGGTCCGATCTGGCGCATCGCGATGACCGGAGCGCTGGACGCGTCGGAGACCCCCGGGTTCAACCAGGTCGCCGTCCCCCGGGGCAAGGAGAAGAAGGAGAAGGACGAGGAGAAGGGCGACCGGGACCGCGACCGCGGCGACGACGACGACCGCGATGACGCCAAGCCCGACCGCGGCAACGACCGGTTCCCCGGCATCGAACTCCCCGAGGGCATGATCGGCGGACCGGGCGGTGGCGGGCGCGGCCAGAACGGCCCCTGA
- a CDS encoding WhiB family transcriptional regulator: MGWVTDWSAQAACRTTDPDELFVQGAAQNRAKAVCTGCPVRTECLADALDNRVEFGVWGGMTERERRALLRRRPTVTSWRRLLETARSEYERSTGILPGVIGLEDEELHETYAAVG, from the coding sequence ATGGGCTGGGTAACCGACTGGAGTGCGCAGGCAGCCTGCCGCACTACCGATCCGGATGAACTGTTCGTACAAGGGGCAGCGCAGAACAGAGCCAAGGCGGTGTGCACCGGATGCCCGGTGCGGACCGAGTGCCTGGCCGATGCGCTCGACAATCGCGTCGAATTCGGCGTGTGGGGCGGAATGACGGAGCGGGAGCGCCGCGCACTGCTGCGGCGCCGGCCCACCGTCACGTCCTGGCGCCGACTGCTGGAGACCGCGCGCAGCGAATACGAGCGGTCCACCGGCATTCTGCCCGGAGTCATCGGGCTGGAGGACGAGGAACTGCACGAGACGTACGCGGCCGTCGGGTAG